A window of Lolium rigidum isolate FL_2022 unplaced genomic scaffold, APGP_CSIRO_Lrig_0.1 contig_69577_1, whole genome shotgun sequence genomic DNA:
cggcaccaggCTGGACCACGCCGCCGGCCCGCACCCCCCACCTCCACCCACCACGGCACCCGACCACGAACAGCAGGGCGACGGCAGCATCCCGGAGTCCTTCTACACCAACGGCGGCCTCAAGCTGCGCGTGGTCTGGACCATCAGCTccctcatcgccgccgccaccaggcACTACCTGCTCCGCGAGATCGTCAAGGAGCACCCCACGCTGCAGCGCGTCGACCTCACGGACGCGCACGGCCAGGGCACGCTCTGCATGGAGCGCGCCCAGCTCAAGGAGTTCACCGACaagccgctcgccgccgccgccgcggccaaccGCACCCAGGTGCCGGCCTGCAACATGAAGCTCCGCTACGCGCCCATGCTCGAGCTCTCCGACGGGACCAGGATCCAGGGCGCCACGCTCGTCGTCATCAAGCCCGTCGGCGAGACCGGCGGCATCGGAACCGGACGCAAGGACCTCGACGACTTCGTCGCCGACGCCTTCGACGGGCCTTTCAGGGAGGCCGTGGCCATGCTCAGCAAGCGCCGCACCTACCTACTAGAGATGAACGGCTTCTAGATAGCTGCGACCATCTGCGCCAATGGCCACTACTAAATTGCTCTGTTCTGCTCTGTTCTGCTCAGCTCAGTGCCACACTGACTGAGGTGTTCGTCCCTGTAACAGCACAGCAGCGATCGATCATGTCTTCTTCTACCTCAATTCTTCGTTACCGCCTTCACTGTCCTTGCAACAATTATCGCCAGCTTCATTTCGATGTGGTGACCTGATCTATGAATGGATGAACGGAATTCAATCAAGTAACATCACATTTTTCAATCCAGTGCTTCTGATAGCAACTCTTTACCACATAGAGCAATACAAATACAGAATGAGTGTTTTTTTTATCATGTTCTCCAATACAAATATCCGCGGAGTAATGAAGTTTTGTCTGTGATTTACTAAAATAAAACCCGCATTTCCTCAACAGCAATAacaacaccaccgccaccgcccgcgaCAATCGCAATAACAACACTAGAAGATTGCATAGATAGTAAAGTGGATAATTATGAACAGTATTCGGCCAGTTCCTGCTACGACACCCTCTTTCAGGGGGTGAGCATCTCAGGTTCATGGAAGCTTAACTGGAAATTCTGGGCGCCGCCGAGGATGAAGTTCTTTATCTGGTTGGCCTGCCTTGACAGATGCTGAACGGGGGGAGAGACTGGCATGGCGCAGCCTTCCGCATGCGCCGAGGTGCCCGCTCTGCGACCAATCTGTCGAGACCATCTGCTCACAGGATGCTCCTTCTCTAGGACGATTTGGTTTGAGGTTCtgtcgtggatccgatccaccttAGGTCCTCCCACGgctgagggtgacttcgcggagtggtgatcgctggtggtgcggaccaCCCCTCGCCAGCTGCGCAAGGGCACTTCGTCGGTGATCATGCTTACGACATGGTGGATTTGGAAACACCGGAACGCGGCGGTCTTTGACAACATGCGGCCTTCGATGTCATCCTTGTTCAACGACATCGTGGCCGAGGCGCGGCAATGGACAGACACGGGAGCCCGGGGTGTGTGCCAACTGCTCCCCTagattagttttctttttcttggatcgagttgtacggcgtgttgtgtccgtcctcggacttgtatataaactcttctttatctatcaatgcatcgaaatgcaaggcttttgcgttttcgcgaaaaagagATAGGGCGAGTCTGTGACTAGGAAACCTAAGCAGGGGATAAGTTCATTACCTTTCTTGCAGGCTAGCTTCACTGTGAGTCTCAAACAAGCAGTAGCTATTAACCGAGAAAGTTTAATTCACGGCGGATGAACGGAATGAACATCACATTTTCAATCCAGTGCTTCTGAGAGCAACTCTTTACCACATACTCCAATACAAATACAAACGTGTTTATATGCCGATCTCCAATAATAATATCTAAAAAAGTTTCTCTACGGCTTACTAATAAAAACCTGCATTTCCTCAACAGCATTAACAACACCACACTGCCGCCAACAAGAACAAAACTCGCATTGACGAGCCTGTGACTAGGAAACTTAACCATCTAGTGCTTGAGGATGAGCTCATTTCCATTTTCGTCTCGGAGTGTTTTCTTGCGGGCTTGCTTCACTGCGAGtctcaaacaagcagtagccattaaCTGAGAAAGCTTAGCTCACATCTGCGCTAAATTTGCATTTGACTCTATCCTATTGGCAATAATGGTAATCCTATTGTTGGCATCTACCACCACCATATGCAGTTTCGTGTGTCTCTTGCACTCTCCGACTCTGCCCCCTCGTCGAGACAATCTCCTACAGTATAATGCCAATATATGCCATGCCAGCTTGCAGTTACTTCCTGTTCAGGTTAGGCCTGCCTCAATCATCTAGTATATACAATGACAATTGACAGTACAGTAATCGCGCGCCATTTCGGATGGGCTTTCTTAATCTGCACTGCACATTCTTTGTGCATCAGCACGCCAGACTAATTAAATCCATTCTGGAGTGCCTATATTGTGTAATTCACTCCATTATTGACTCAGTAGAGGATGGCATTGTCATTCTGGAAAAAAAAATGTTGGCATTGTCAGTTGGGATGCCCTTATCTGGACTGAATTCTCTCTCTGCCTAATACCCTGTCAATTTGTTGTAGCCCTCCCTCCCAAACGGCGGCTACTAGTGGTAGTGTCCTTGACTTCTTGGCTCTTGCCCTTTTTAAACGTACCAAGAAGAATGAAAACATAAGGAATAATGCATGCTTTGCTGAGTTTACATATGCATCATTGTGAGCTAGATGACATGTGTGTCGCCGTTAGAAAACGGATTAACAAACATGTTTTCCAGCTGTTTTGATTCCTTAGCCTTATGAGTTTGTGAGCTTGCATTCTTCGTGTCCACGGCTGCTACGTACCAACTACTGCTACTGATAAATTGTAGGATAATTAAAGATCGCACTAGCCATTTCGCCGTTAGGTGATGACGAAGCACGAAGCTGATTTTACAAGGAATTGCTTGTTCAAACGCAATCCCCCAGTTTCTTTTCTTGATGTAATGGTGGCAGCTGGGTGTGACCGATCGTGGATTTGATTGATTAACCCGGCCAGGTCCGTCGTGGAGGAGCTGGTGTGGTGGAGGGATAGGTCATGGCGGAAGAAAAGGTAAGCGAGAGGGAGAGTACACTGGTGATGTGTGTTCTGTAACTAATCGTTGTTATAAAAGAATTAGTTCTTGCACAAGTTGGGTGCAAATGAAACAGTAAGAAGAAACATTCTGACGATTGATGTTGGGCGGTGGTTGGGTTAAAGGCCAATCGCTTTGCTGATGTCCCCCTGTCTTTGATGTGATCCTTGATGGAATCCAACTCATGGGTAATGACAAATACTGCAGCTCACTAATCGGTACCAGGATCAGAGGGTTCACGATCATCATGGGTATGAATGCTACTACTTAACAGTTAGCATCAGGAATTGAATTGCGTTGTTAGACGATCAGCATCTTCTGTGAGGCTCGGAATCAGAACGGGAATTCATTGTCTGGAATGTGTGAGCACGAAGCAGCAACAATGTGCAGATTCACCATCTAAGCAACATGGTCACTTCAACGGTCGAGTCGGGTCGCCATGTGAGCATTATCCGGACATGTTCAGCAGGTCTGGAAACACATCAACAGGCCGTGTCAACGTCGCTAAATTAAATCAGCCAACCAACGGCCGCATATGAATAGGTGTGGAGGGAGGAGGACGAGGGAATATTAGTCCCTGGCCTGGCCATATGGGCAATAAACTAGTGCGGTTAGCGTAATCCGTATCCTCAGAGAAGCAAAAACTATTAGCTCTTCAGCGTGGTGTCGCTGTTCTTGCCGTTGGCAGTACGTGCGGGCCGTTGTGCTGCTACTGTGCTACTCTTGTAAAAAAAATCCGTTGGGTCGGGTTTGAGTGTGCTTTGTTGAAAGGGTTGTGGCCTGACTTAGGGATTAATCAAGATTTGGTATTAATGTTTTCTTCCATTCAAGAATCAGTGTACTTTGTGCTTCTGACTTCATATGAACAATAATAATGAAAAGTAGCAATAGAAAACGAAAAGAAGGAGACGAAGCACTCCTGCTAAGCTACGACTTCTGCAACATGCCGATTGCTTGTGATCACGCAAAAGAAGTAGAGAATATATGAATCTTGGAAGGCAACTTCAGAAGATATATAGTGGAAATCTCGACGGATTCCTTCGTCTTTCCCTTAAGATCTCCCTTCTGTTTCTTTTGCATGGAATGATCTTGAACCTTTTTGCGAGAAAGAAATAAACAGATAGAATGTATTCCGTTATCCAGAAACCTATCTACAGCTTTGATAAGAACAACTGATGGCTCGGCAGCTGACCTTCTCCTTCGATGGCGTCAAGAAACTGCCTGTGAGATGCTGTTGAAAAATATTCATCTTGGTTGATCCATCTTCGCAGTTGTTCTCTTGTTGCTGTTGTCTTTCATTTTTTAGTCTAGACTACTCTAGTTTTGGGTCTGTTCTGAACTTGTAAGCCTGAAATGGACGACTACACAGCTTGTTTCTCTTGTGACATTCTTGGTTGCATCTCAATGGAACCAGGAGGCTTTGACCCTTTTTGTTAAAGAAAAATAAGAACAACAACAGATGCTTATATTTTTCATCCACCAACATCATATATATCCAAGTTAACAAACGGAAGCATAAATAGTACAATGCATAATTGCATCTGAACCTGTCCTGATCGCGGCCTGTCTGTCTATTAGAATAGAATTTGGACTTTGGAACACTAGCACTGATAGAGAATCATCCAAGGAAGGGGAACCATCTTGTCCATTAACGGGGACAGAAACATGGCCCGCGGTAGCAATTCCCGGACCTGATTGACCCTACTGTCTACTGAGTTTTTAAGCCTGTAAAGCAACATCACCTAGCTATTAATAATTCCTAATGAAATCTCTCGTAGTACCATACCACCCCATCGGTGCTAGTACTTAAACACCAGCTGTTGTCatgaagcggaacaagctcttttTCCGTAGATTAATGAGCTAGCTCCAGCCTTCCCTCAAAACAATCGCACTCGGCCGTCTCCGAATCTTCATCACGCCCATGACCCATatcgcactggtagaaaaaagggcttcggtcgcggttcgcaactgccattggtcgcggttgcgcaaccgtgaccaattaagcgcgactaaagatcccccctttagtcgcggttccttacgaaccgcgactaaaggtacgtccacgtggccgccagcagtccgtcggggcggaggacctttagtcgcggttctcctggccacccgcgactaaaggccgccgcaggtttagggttttagcccccccccccctaaacctggtttctttttaatttgtattgttttatttcttttgtgttttattttaattttgaaggagtttcacatattgtacggtactacatacatgcatatgaatgtacaatttcaaacaaatttgaaattagaaccaaagagaattcaagaggaatatacaatatatattcaatatcggatgaccagtatatacaattttgaacaagtttccatacacaatttagtgcatataaagttctacgtcctctacatagtgttctcctttaagatcgacgacttccctcacgaaccatccagctagttcctcttgaagtggtcggaagcgagcttcggagtaagcatcatccggaggttattcctcttgatattgttgtcactcggaacccgctcggaggtgtatctccggatcatctcacaaacatagtatccacatagattggtccccggtggctgaatatccccagtcccactctttgaccgcataaaatgtagctcttttttgaactcaccgaccttggcatctacgaaccgtctccaaaccctacgaggcaaagaaaattaaatgaaaacaagagagttattagttacttgatattaggaaatgaacgaaataggccgatcgatatagagcgcaaatgaatgaaaataattacttcgcatcatttttctcatgtcggtccaaagctttgaatccatattcggagagtcgtggacgattaccgtggagtcgtgaaatttaattactagcagaatccagtggaacctgcggacacgatacatgcacgatcatgcataactcatcgattagccacataccatgcatggagtaaacaaaagagaatgtgctcaagacagaaacactcacccaaaatgctaaggaaatagaatatcacttttgagttcctgcttatcaagaaaccaccacaggtcttcctccacgtcg
This region includes:
- the LOC124682159 gene encoding F-box protein At5g46170-like, translating into MQSRHRVFAEDLLLAQLQGDDHFDNVPDSLVLIIFNKLADARSLGRCAAVSKRFNSLVPLVDDACLRIDRVISSDAADAADDALGVSGAGGGAQRQRGAGAVFSGLLKTVLSAVLKPFGHCDAGAKSGHGGKHAPHHSPAQVLKNFSSIRNLRMELPVSDVGTDDGVLLKWKAVFGSTLQTCVILGGTRLDHAAGPHPPPPPTTAPDHEQQGDGSIPESFYTNGGLKLRVVWTISSLIAAATRHYLLREIVKEHPTLQRVDLTDAHGQGTLCMERAQLKEFTDKPLAAAAAANRTQVPACNMKLRYAPMLELSDGTRIQGATLVVIKPVGETGGIGTGRKDLDDFVADAFDGPFREAVAMLSKRRTYLLEMNGF